In the Terriglobus sp. RCC_193 genome, GCGCTTCGGTCTGAGAAGTCGCACGCGTCCTGTTGTAGAAGGCCGCTGGTGCTGCAGCGAACAGTGTTTGCGGGCGCGTGTGGCGTCATTTGTGCGTCGAGGCTTACCGAAGCACTCATTGCGGCAAGAACATCAGCACCGTGTTCCGTTGGGACTTCTGTTGTTGTCGCAGAGCGCTATTACGCAGGAACAACTACGATTTGCGCGTGACCATGCGGAATACACCGGCGAACGTATCGGGACAGTTCTTGTTCAACATTGCGGACTCTCAGAACAACGGCTGGTGCAAGGGCTTGCGGCCCAATGGGGTTGCACCGCCTGGGATATCAAGGGAAGTATTCCGGATGGCATGGCGTGTATCGCTCCGTATGCCGTATTGCGAGCGGCAGAGATGCTGCCTCTGCGTATGCATGCCGATGGAACGATCAGCGTAGCGTTTGCGGCTGCACCGGATGCACAGGCCGTGTTCGCCGTACGCAGGATTCATGATCGGCCGGTGGATGCGGGCATTGCTGCTGTAAGTGACTTTGCTTCCGCGGTGGATCACATCAAGAGGCAGGCCGCAGTTCCGGTGGTGGAGCTTTACTGTGAAGACGAAGCGGATCTGGTGCGGATACTCACGCGGACGATTCAGCGCCAGGCGCCTGTCGAAAGCCGGTGGGCCCGCGTGCGTGACATGGTGTGGGTTCGCATGTGGCTGGAGCTATCGGCGCTTGCCGGAGGCTTGCAGCAAACGGAAGATGTGATGGATTTTATCTTTCATCTTCCCGGCGGGAATGCGGATGCTGCGAAGCGTTAAATCGTTCTAAACTCAACGACGTTTTATTGGATGCGTGCGTGCATTGTCGTGGAGTATGGATAGCGGACTCTATGCGGCGTACACCGGACTGCTTGCACGAACGCAGGCCCTGGAAACTGCTGCTAATAATCTTGCGAATGCCAATACCAATGGGTTTCGCGCGCAGCAGGACTATTTCCGTGGTGTGTTGGCGGCTTATAGCCCTGAGGCAAAGAGCGATGGCTTAAGCAGCGCGGTGAATCAGTATTCCATGCTGGCAGGAAGCCGACTCAACCTGGCGCAGGGACAACTAACGACAACGGGAAACCCTCTGGATGTCGCGTTGAATGGCGATGGTTTTTTTCAGATCAAGACGGCGCATGGCACTCAGTTGACAAGGGACGGAGCGTTTCTGCGCGCGAGTGATGGAACGCTGACGACGCAGCAGGGGGAGCCTGTTCTGGATGCTGCTGGTGCACCGATTGTGTTACCCACGGGTGCGGTCCACATCGGCAGTGGTGGAGATATCTCCGTCAGCACGGCGGATGGCGTCAGCTCCATTGCCGGAAGTCTGGGGATCGTGAACTACAGTGCGGACGATCTGGCGGCAGTGGGTGGGAATCGTTTCACGGTGCGCGATGGTGCGAAAGCAACGGCTTCTAGTGCAGAGGTGCGTGAGGGGCAGCTTGAAGGTGCGAACGAGGATGCCGTGCAAGGAACGATGCAACTCATGTTGATCCAACGGCAGGCAGAGATGATGCAGAAGGCATTGAACGTCTTCCATAACGAGTTTGATAAGACCGCGGCTGAAGAGCTGGGTAAGGTTTAGCGCAATAGCAAAGAGGTGAGGCAATGATTCGTGCACTGTACACAGCTGCCAGTGGTATGAGCGCGCAGCAGGCAAACCTGGACACGGTTGCCAATAACCTGGCGAACTCGTCCACTACCGGATTTCGCCGGCGCAACCTTCAATTTGAAGATATGTACTACCAGAATCTGGTAACACCCGGTGCGGCACAGACCACAAGCACAACGCAGGCGGGTTTACAGATCGGACTTGGAACCCATGCCGTATCAACCGAAGTTATAAACACGCAGGGAGATTTCAATCAGACCGGCAATCAGCTTGACCTTGCGATTAGTGGTACTGGCTTCTTCCAGATAACCAGGCCGGATGGCACCACGGCATATACGCGCGATGGCAGCTTCCATCTGAATTCTTCCGGTCAGATGACGGATGCGAATGGCGAGCTTCTGTCTCCATCCATCACGATTCCGACGAATGCAACGAATGTCAGCATTTCGCAATATGGTGTGGTGACTGCGACGATTCCGGGGCAGACGACTGCGGCCACGCTTGGACAGATTCAGTTGGCGACATTCGCCAACCCGGGAGGTCTAAGTTCCGTTGGTGGCAACCTGCTTGTTGCCACGGGAGCTTCTGGGACTCCGATTGTCGACAACCCAGGAGGCACTACAGGATTGGGCACGTTGCAGCAGGGGTATCTGGAAGCAAGCAACGTGGATGTGGTGGAAGAGTTTGTGCAGATGGTGCTGGCACAACGTGCGTATGAGAGTAATTCGAAGGTGATCAAGACTGCGGATGATATGTATTCGCAGGTCAACAATATGGTGCGTTGATGCGGTTGCGGTGGGTTTTCTTTTTGATCTGTTGCTGGATACCCGCACCGCTGGTGGCTGAGTGTGCTGCTACGCCGGAGATGGCAGCGAAAGCTGCTTTGGGAGGACACGCAAGCGGCAGTGAAGGGAACGCGGGATATCGACTGGAAGAGGTTGAGGTGGATCCTGTGCTGCGGCGTGCATGGATGCGTGTGCGCCGTTGCGATATGCCGAATGCGCCTGCTGTGCTGGTCCCGATCTCGGCGCCTGTGAGAATGGCAGCTTCTATTACGCCTGACGCACAGCCGAAGGACGTTGCGATCGAGCGCCTTGCGCCTGAGGTCTCGCACCAGATCCTTGTTCAGGCAGGGCAGTCCGTACATGCTTTTTTTACTTCGCCGGTCATGCATATGGAGGTGGCGGCGCAGGCGCTGCAGCCCGGGAGCGCGGGACAAACCATCTCGCTTCTATTGAAGCGTCGTCCGGGTGCGCCTGCAGATGAGCCAGAGCACAGAATTCGTGGCATGGTGCGTGCAGATGGTTCCGTAGAGGTAACGCCGTGAACCCCGCGAATGTATCCATGCCCGTGTTGCAATATCGGTTTATTGCGATGAGTGCAGGCGTTCTGCTGCTGCTGGGCGCAGTTCTTATGCATGGGCAGGCGAAGCCGATTACTGCGGCCAATGCGACGCGTTCCGCAAAAGATCCGGCCGTTGGCTCATTGGATGAATATCTGCGAAAGGTGCACGCGGAATCGATGGCAAACCAGCCTGCGGCTGGCGCTATCTGGACAGAGGGAAGTCGTTTTTCTCGGCTTGCCGCAGATGTGCGTGCGCTGCAGACGCATGATCTGGTGCAGGTGGTGGTCTCAGAAGGTCTGCAGTCATCGACGGACGGAACGGTAAAGGGAAGCCGGTCGTCTTCTGCAAGTTCCGCAGTCTCGTCGCTTTTTCAAAAACTATCTGCTGCCTCGGCGGCGCAGAATTTAGTCAACATGAATGCGCAGTCTGCATTGAATGCGCAGGGACAGAGCGCGAACAACTCCTCCTTAACCACAGTGCTTGGTGGTGAAGTGGTGGAGGTACTGCCGAATGGGATGTTGTTGATTGAGGCAGCTCGCCAGGTGGAGTTCAGTCAGCAGACGCAGACAGTGGTATTGCGTGGGCTGGTGCGACCGGAGGATATCTCACAGGCGAATCGTGTTCTTTCCACTTCCATCAGCGACCTGACGTTGCAGGTGCGCGGTCACGGTATTGTCACAGATTACACACATCGGCCAAACGTCCTGGTGCGTCTGCTGCAGCGCGCACTCATTTTCTGAACCTATGACTTGCTCACGTACATTCCGAGTTATCGCAACATTCGCATTGCTGCTGATGATGCAGCGTTGCCTCCTTGCAGATCCCGTTCCCACTGCGGTGCAGCGGCAGGCACGCATTAAGGACATTGCATCCATTGAGGGGATCCGCGAAAACCAGCTTGTGGGTTATGGCATTGTCGTGGGCCTGAATGGGACGGGGGATAGTCAGCAGACGGCGTTCCCCGCACAGACACTGGCTGCGACTTTGTTGCGCATGGGGGTCAGTATCCCGGCGACTTCGATCCGCGTACAGAATATGGCGGCTGTCTTTATCTCGGCGTCGCTGCCACCATTTGCTCGATCGGGAACGCGGATTGACCTGACTGTTTCTTCTGCTGGTGACGCTCGCAGCCTGGAGGGCGGGCTTCTTTTGATGACACCGCTTTATGGCGCTGACGGCAAGATTTACGCAGAAGCACAGGGGCCGCTTGTGCTTGGTGGTTACTCCGTTTCTGCCAATGGAAACACTAAGTCGATGAATCACCCAACGACGGCACGTGTTCCGCAGGGAGGTTCGGTGGAACGCGGTGTTGCTCTGGAGATTGCGGGTAAAACAAGTTTCATGTTCCTGCTGCAGGATGCGGATTTTCGCAGTGCGGAGTCGGTTGCGTCTGCGATCAACAAAGAATTGGGCCGTACCGCGGCACATGCGATCAACAGTCGCAGCGTGGAGCTGCAGGTGAAATCTGGAGAAGATGTGCCTGAGCTGCTTTCACGCGTGGAAGCGATTGAGGTCGCACTGTATCCCAAAGCGAAGGTTGTGGTGAATGAACGCACCGGAACGGTGGTCATTGGAGGCAACGTGGTGTTGCAGCCGGCATCGATTCTGCATGGTGGTCTTGCAGTGAACATCGTGAGCGAATTTGAAGTGTCGCAGCCCAATTCGTTTTCGCAGGGACAGACGAAGGTGGTGCAGCAGACGCAGGTAGATGTGAAGGATAAGCCGGTGAATCGCATCGACCTGAAGGGTGGGTCCACCGTGGAGGACCTGGTGCGTAGCCTGCAGATGATCGGCGCGTCAGCGCGTGATGTAATTTCCATTCTCCAGGCGATGAAGTCAGCCGGAGCGATGGAAGCAGAGATCGAGGTGCTGTGATGATTTCACGGGGGTCGGTCGTCAATACACAAACAGACACTGCTTCGAATGCGATACGCCATACGAAGCTGGTGCATGCGGCACAGCAGTTTGAAGCAGTGATGATGGGCGAGTTAATGAAGCCGCTGGGGAGCGGTGCGGCCATCGGAGAGGATGCTGATGAAAGCTCGTCCAATCCTATGCAGAGCTATGGCGTGGAAGCGATGGCAGGGGCATTGGCGCGTTCTGGAGCGCTGGGCTTTGCGGACAAGATGGTGAAAGCCGTGGAATCGCACGAGCAGAAAAATGTTGCCACAACCACCTAAAGTTCTTTCGCAAGGAGCCGATATGCAGGAGAAAGGGGACTCGCAATGGCGCAGATGAATGGGATCGGAAGCAATGCACTGACGAACGGAGTGGTTGACCGGACGGACCGCACGCCACAAACGGATAAACCGTCCAGGTCAACCGCTGTGGATGCTACGAAAACACAGGCATCGCAGGATGTGGCCAGTTTCAGCGGCGCAGGCAGTGTGTTGGCTGTGGCATCTGCCAATACCGACGATGTACGTACGGATCGCGTGGCATCTCTGAAAGCGGCGGTCGATTCCGGCAACTATAACGTTCCTGCCGATGCTGTGGCGGATAAGCTCTTGAGTTCAATGTTGGAATAGGTATGCACACACTGATTCAGGCAGCATCACGCGCTCTTGTCCAACAGGATGCGGACGAGTTGGAACGTCTGGTAGAGGCTGCCCTGGCACAAAGCGTTCATCCATTGAGTCTGAACTTACGCGAGTTATCCAATGCTACGGATGTTCTTGCACGGCAGGTGCGTGTGGCGGAAGTGCATCTGGGGATCTCATCACAGCTACCCACGCAGAAAGAGCACAACCCATGGGCACTTTAATTGGTCTTCTGCATCTCAGCTCAAGCGCGCTGGCTGCAGACCAGGTGGCGCTTTCTGCGACTGCATCCAACATCAGCAATCAAAATACCGATGGTTACACGCGCCGTGTTGCCAGCTTTTCCAGCTCGGATATGGTGAATGTGAGCGGCATTTCGACCAGTTCTGGTGTGACTGCGACCGTGACCGCTCAGCGAGACCGTGTTCTGCAACGATCTTTGCAGCAGGCTACGGAAGCTTCGAGTGCCAGCAGCGCGCGCGCTACTGCGCTGGATAATGTACAGTCGCTGTTCACGATCGATAGCTCCGGTGCTGACGCATCCGGGATTGGTGCGGCGATCAGTGACTTCTTTAACAGCGTAACGTCGCTTGCATCGTCGGCTTCAGACACGAATGCTCGGCAGACTGCCTATACCGCTGCGCAGGCGCTGGTAACGACGATGAATCGGACGGCATCGCAACTGGCATCGCAGACGGCATCGCTCAATCAACAGATTGGTACGTCTGTGGATCAGGTCAACAGTCTTCTCAGCAATATTGCATCGTTGAACAAACAGATTCAGCAAACGGGCGGCCAGGATACGAGTGGCTTGCAGGATCAGCGCGACCAGGCGGTTCTCTCGCTTGCAAAGCTGGTGGATGTGAATACGGTCACGGCAACGGATGGCACGGTGAATCTTTCACTGTCAGACGGGACGCCCCTGTTGAACGGAACGCAAGCGATCAACCTGAGTACAGCTACGGTGAATGGCAACGTACACATTCTTTCCAATGGAAATGACGTTACCGGTTCGATTCTGTCGGGCAGTATCGGTGGTTTGCTGCAGGTTCGTGATCAGGATATTCCTGCCGTGCAGCAACAACTGGACACGGTCGTATCGGCGATTGCATCTGCGGTGAATACTCAGAACGCCAGCGGAACTGACGCAAGCGGGAATGCTGGAGGAGATATTTTCTCTGGCAATACTGCGGCAACACTGAAGCTGGCCATCAGCAGTGGCGATGGTATTGCCACATCTTCGGATGGGAGCAATGCCGCGGCGATTGGGGCAGTTGCATCGCAGGCAATTGTAGGATCGCTGACGGCGTCTGGAGCTTTCTCCTCAATGATCACATCGCTGGGGCAAACGGTATCCTCTGTCAGCACAACCAAATCCGCGAACGATGCCGTGCTGGCACAAACCTCGACGCAGGTGGCGAATGTGTCGGGTGTTTCGCTGGATACGGAAGCTGCCAATCTCACACAGTATCAGCGGGCGTATGAAGCGGCGGCGAAGGTTATGTCCATTGTGAATGAACTGATGGCACAGGCGATTAATCTCGGCCAGCAGACGACGGTGTCGTAATGCGGCCAGCAGGAGAATGACCCATGTTGAATAGCACCACATCATTGCAGCAGATGCTGTCATCCCTATCGAACCTGAGCGATCAACAGACTCGCATCTCGCAGGAGATGTCTTCTGGACTTCGTATCACGTCACTGGGAGATGATCCTGTAGCGTCGGGCCAGGCGGTAACGATGGCCGATACATTGCGGCAGGACGCAGCATTTCTGTCCACGGCCAACAGCGCTACCAATCGTATGCAGACTGCAGATACTGCTTTGGGGTCGGTTGTGTCGCAGCTAACATCCGCGATCAGTACCGCGACAGGCGCGTTGAGCGGCACTGGAAATGCAACAACGCGTGCCGTAGCTGCGCAATCGCTGGCTTCTATTCGCGACACGATAGTCTCACTTGCCAATAGCAGTTATGGCGGAGCTTATCTGTTCTCCGGATCTTCTACCGCAACTCCTTTTACGGAAGATGCTTCGGGAAATGTAACTTATACCGGAAATAACGACGCGACAAGTGTCGCACTGACATCGGGCGGCACGGTGAGCACCTCTCTTGCAGGGAGTAGTATTTTCACGGCATCCGGAGCGTCGGTCTTTGACGCTTTGAACAACATCATTACGGCATTGCAGAGCGGAACATCGACAGATCCAGCATCGCTTGTGGGCGGACTACGGGATGCGTTGAATAATGTCATTTCGCAACGTGCCACTTTGAACTCCGCGCAGAGCCGGCTTTCGGGCGAGAGTGATTACATCACTGCCCAGAAGACGAATCTCCTGGCACAGCAATCGTCGCTGTTGTCTGCCGATACGCCAACGCTCGCAACGGAGCTTTCGGCAGTGACCACGCAGCGCTCCGCGTTGCTGAGTACGATCGCGGTGGTGCAAAAGGGAAGCCTCTTCGACTATCTCTAACAGCGGCGTGATGCCGATATCCGGTACACTCGGCATGTGATGGGCGCGCTCAGTTTTCTATGGAACAGCACACGCGGTGCAAGACTGCGTCCGTGGCGCAGTCCTTACCTGCTATGGCGTATTGAGACCTATTCAGGCATGCATGCCGAGGAGATTGGTGCGAAGGATGTGATGCGCTTCCTCTGGCAGGAGAAGTGGCAGTTCCTGCGGTTTCTTCG is a window encoding:
- a CDS encoding flagellar hook-basal body protein; its protein translation is MRALSWSMDSGLYAAYTGLLARTQALETAANNLANANTNGFRAQQDYFRGVLAAYSPEAKSDGLSSAVNQYSMLAGSRLNLAQGQLTTTGNPLDVALNGDGFFQIKTAHGTQLTRDGAFLRASDGTLTTQQGEPVLDAAGAPIVLPTGAVHIGSGGDISVSTADGVSSIAGSLGIVNYSADDLAAVGGNRFTVRDGAKATASSAEVREGQLEGANEDAVQGTMQLMLIQRQAEMMQKALNVFHNEFDKTAAEELGKV
- the flgG gene encoding flagellar basal-body rod protein FlgG; this translates as MIRALYTAASGMSAQQANLDTVANNLANSSTTGFRRRNLQFEDMYYQNLVTPGAAQTTSTTQAGLQIGLGTHAVSTEVINTQGDFNQTGNQLDLAISGTGFFQITRPDGTTAYTRDGSFHLNSSGQMTDANGELLSPSITIPTNATNVSISQYGVVTATIPGQTTAATLGQIQLATFANPGGLSSVGGNLLVATGASGTPIVDNPGGTTGLGTLQQGYLEASNVDVVEEFVQMVLAQRAYESNSKVIKTADDMYSQVNNMVR
- a CDS encoding flagellar basal body L-ring protein FlgH, whose protein sequence is MNPANVSMPVLQYRFIAMSAGVLLLLGAVLMHGQAKPITAANATRSAKDPAVGSLDEYLRKVHAESMANQPAAGAIWTEGSRFSRLAADVRALQTHDLVQVVVSEGLQSSTDGTVKGSRSSSASSAVSSLFQKLSAASAAQNLVNMNAQSALNAQGQSANNSSLTTVLGGEVVEVLPNGMLLIEAARQVEFSQQTQTVVLRGLVRPEDISQANRVLSTSISDLTLQVRGHGIVTDYTHRPNVLVRLLQRALIF
- a CDS encoding flagellar basal body P-ring protein FlgI; translation: MMQRCLLADPVPTAVQRQARIKDIASIEGIRENQLVGYGIVVGLNGTGDSQQTAFPAQTLAATLLRMGVSIPATSIRVQNMAAVFISASLPPFARSGTRIDLTVSSAGDARSLEGGLLLMTPLYGADGKIYAEAQGPLVLGGYSVSANGNTKSMNHPTTARVPQGGSVERGVALEIAGKTSFMFLLQDADFRSAESVASAINKELGRTAAHAINSRSVELQVKSGEDVPELLSRVEAIEVALYPKAKVVVNERTGTVVIGGNVVLQPASILHGGLAVNIVSEFEVSQPNSFSQGQTKVVQQTQVDVKDKPVNRIDLKGGSTVEDLVRSLQMIGASARDVISILQAMKSAGAMEAEIEVL
- the flgM gene encoding flagellar biosynthesis anti-sigma factor FlgM; this encodes MAQMNGIGSNALTNGVVDRTDRTPQTDKPSRSTAVDATKTQASQDVASFSGAGSVLAVASANTDDVRTDRVASLKAAVDSGNYNVPADAVADKLLSSMLE
- the flgK gene encoding flagellar hook-associated protein FlgK → MGTLIGLLHLSSSALAADQVALSATASNISNQNTDGYTRRVASFSSSDMVNVSGISTSSGVTATVTAQRDRVLQRSLQQATEASSASSARATALDNVQSLFTIDSSGADASGIGAAISDFFNSVTSLASSASDTNARQTAYTAAQALVTTMNRTASQLASQTASLNQQIGTSVDQVNSLLSNIASLNKQIQQTGGQDTSGLQDQRDQAVLSLAKLVDVNTVTATDGTVNLSLSDGTPLLNGTQAINLSTATVNGNVHILSNGNDVTGSILSGSIGGLLQVRDQDIPAVQQQLDTVVSAIASAVNTQNASGTDASGNAGGDIFSGNTAATLKLAISSGDGIATSSDGSNAAAIGAVASQAIVGSLTASGAFSSMITSLGQTVSSVSTTKSANDAVLAQTSTQVANVSGVSLDTEAANLTQYQRAYEAAAKVMSIVNELMAQAINLGQQTTVS
- a CDS encoding flagellin, encoding MLNSTTSLQQMLSSLSNLSDQQTRISQEMSSGLRITSLGDDPVASGQAVTMADTLRQDAAFLSTANSATNRMQTADTALGSVVSQLTSAISTATGALSGTGNATTRAVAAQSLASIRDTIVSLANSSYGGAYLFSGSSTATPFTEDASGNVTYTGNNDATSVALTSGGTVSTSLAGSSIFTASGASVFDALNNIITALQSGTSTDPASLVGGLRDALNNVISQRATLNSAQSRLSGESDYITAQKTNLLAQQSSLLSADTPTLATELSAVTTQRSALLSTIAVVQKGSLFDYL